A single Symbiobacterium thermophilum IAM 14863 DNA region contains:
- a CDS encoding response regulator codes for MRQAGRVLVANPSLLERQRIASVLEAVGYEVVQAASLAEATQLLTEAAPRSVRAVLTETEFADGTVDDLIRQIRRDPAWVFTPVVVLGPAPPIPRLIELISLGASTVVNKPFSSQVLLRRLGESLAEAREREARGESPVRNLPDYLRREFRRADLGGFQVALMVVRLPDSVPEHRVPGFVETAARSLREYDLALRIGTRLVALVLAETGASGGEAVRRRLEALYPTPFSSGVAVYPDDATDPEELIRLARARAESALSAV; via the coding sequence ATGCGGCAGGCCGGGCGGGTTCTGGTGGCGAACCCATCGCTGCTGGAGAGGCAGCGCATCGCCAGCGTGCTGGAGGCGGTCGGCTACGAGGTGGTCCAGGCGGCGAGCCTGGCGGAGGCCACGCAGCTGCTGACCGAGGCCGCGCCGCGCAGTGTCCGCGCGGTGCTGACGGAAACGGAGTTCGCCGACGGCACGGTGGACGACCTGATCCGCCAGATCCGCCGCGACCCGGCCTGGGTGTTCACGCCGGTCGTCGTGCTGGGCCCGGCGCCGCCCATCCCCCGGTTGATCGAGCTCATCAGCCTCGGGGCGAGCACGGTGGTGAACAAGCCGTTCTCCTCCCAGGTGCTGCTGCGCCGGTTGGGCGAGAGCCTGGCGGAAGCCCGGGAGCGCGAGGCCAGGGGGGAGTCGCCGGTCCGGAACCTGCCCGATTACCTGCGCCGGGAGTTCCGCCGGGCAGACCTGGGCGGGTTCCAGGTGGCGCTGATGGTCGTCCGGCTGCCGGACTCCGTACCCGAGCACCGGGTGCCAGGCTTTGTGGAGACGGCGGCCCGCAGCCTGCGGGAGTATGACCTGGCCCTCAGGATCGGGACACGGCTGGTGGCCCTGGTACTGGCGGAGACCGGCGCCTCGGGCGGAGAGGCGGTGCGGCGCCGGCTGGAGGCGCTCTACCCGACGCCGTTCTCGTCCGGCGTGGCCGTCTACCCCGACGACGCCACCGATCCTGAGGAACTGATCCGGCTGGCCCGCGCGCGGGCGGAATCTGCCCTGTCTGCGGTGTGA
- a CDS encoding N-acetylmuramoyl-L-alanine amidase translates to MRKGRGLSFFVLLLFLLTVVGTGWAAPEEFERGHRLDGPMGQAFRKAADAYGVPVELLVALAYAETRLDDHDGVPSVAGGYGVMHLVSNPQVTTLDLAAKLTGLDPARLRTDTAANILGGAALLAHYAAEQGADVKSLKLGDWFEAVARYSQLEGVAARDYALQVYEFLNRGIDAVVDGEEIRIEPQAVTPDLGRFAGLITVQSQDYGPAAWVPAHSSNYTASNRPSSYPIRYIVIHVTQGSYSGTISWFQNPSSNVSAHYVIRSSDGAITQMVREKDIAWHAGNWTYNTQSIGIEHEGWVSSCTWFTDAMYRASAALTRNIAQKYGIPMTRSYIIGHNEVPGATHTDPGSCWDWNYYMSLVTQSSGSWSAIVDNTTSGRFRASSNWGTSSWSSQRYGSNYRFAEPKAVSDAAYYKFNIPSTGNYDIYMWYPANSGYNDRTPVVIWQANSAGTGTTPVTVYVNQRQNGGRWVHLGTFRLLAGDREIIAVSRWTSGTGYVIADAFRVVRR, encoded by the coding sequence ATGCGCAAGGGTCGAGGGCTGAGCTTCTTCGTGCTCCTGCTGTTCCTGTTGACCGTGGTGGGGACCGGATGGGCGGCCCCTGAGGAGTTCGAGCGGGGCCACCGGCTGGACGGCCCCATGGGGCAGGCCTTCCGGAAGGCTGCCGACGCCTACGGCGTGCCGGTGGAGCTGCTGGTGGCCCTGGCCTACGCCGAGACCCGGCTGGACGACCACGACGGCGTGCCCAGCGTCGCCGGGGGGTACGGCGTGATGCACCTGGTCTCCAATCCCCAGGTGACGACGCTGGACCTGGCCGCCAAGCTCACGGGGCTCGACCCGGCCCGGCTCAGGACCGACACCGCGGCCAACATCCTGGGCGGTGCGGCGCTGCTGGCCCACTACGCCGCGGAGCAGGGGGCGGACGTCAAATCCCTGAAGCTGGGCGACTGGTTTGAGGCGGTGGCCCGGTACAGCCAGCTCGAAGGGGTGGCCGCCAGGGACTACGCGCTGCAGGTCTACGAGTTTCTGAACCGGGGCATCGACGCCGTGGTCGACGGCGAGGAGATCCGCATCGAGCCGCAGGCGGTCACGCCCGACCTGGGCCGGTTCGCCGGCCTGATCACCGTCCAGTCCCAGGACTACGGCCCCGCCGCCTGGGTGCCCGCCCACTCCTCCAACTACACCGCCTCCAACCGGCCCAGCAGCTACCCCATCCGGTACATCGTCATCCACGTGACCCAGGGCTCCTATTCCGGGACCATCAGCTGGTTCCAGAACCCCAGTTCCAACGTGAGCGCCCACTACGTCATCCGCTCCAGCGACGGCGCCATCACCCAGATGGTGCGGGAGAAGGACATCGCCTGGCACGCCGGCAACTGGACCTACAACACCCAGTCCATCGGCATCGAACACGAAGGCTGGGTGTCCAGCTGCACCTGGTTCACCGACGCCATGTACCGGGCCAGCGCGGCGCTCACCCGCAACATCGCCCAGAAGTACGGCATCCCCATGACCCGTAGCTACATCATCGGCCACAACGAGGTGCCGGGGGCCACCCACACCGACCCGGGCAGCTGCTGGGACTGGAACTACTACATGAGCCTGGTCACCCAGTCCTCGGGCTCGTGGTCGGCCATTGTGGACAACACCACCAGCGGCCGGTTCCGGGCCAGCAGCAACTGGGGCACCTCCTCCTGGTCGAGCCAGCGGTACGGCAGCAACTACCGCTTCGCCGAGCCGAAGGCGGTCAGCGACGCGGCCTACTACAAGTTCAACATCCCGTCCACCGGCAACTACGACATCTACATGTGGTACCCGGCCAACAGCGGCTACAACGACAGGACCCCGGTGGTGATCTGGCAGGCCAACAGCGCGGGCACGGGCACCACGCCGGTGACGGTGTACGTCAACCAGCGACAAAACGGCGGCAGGTGGGTGCACCTGGGCACGTTCCGGCTGCTGGCCGGCGACCGGGAGATCATCGCCGTGAGCCGCTGGACCAGCGGGACGGGCTACGTGATCGCCGACGCCTTCCGGGTGGTGCGGCGGTAG
- a CDS encoding M15 family metallopeptidase gives MSFPSKQVRLTLLALLAAALAAGCAPGPQLPPPVPVDPTAEAPAPVEPEPEPDSGPVPDPGPGAADPEPADAPGGREVQLVADPTAIDVLVNKQYALPADYVPPDLVEPNVRFIFTEWHERRLMRAEAAAALEEMFAAAEEDGIYLAGVSGYRSYEYQEALFASYVSTDGLELAERYSARPGHSEHQTGLAMDISGSTGECAADDCFAGTPEAEWLAAHAHEFGFIVRYPKGKEHITGYMYEPWHVRYLGRELARAVYESGLTYEEYLQAHR, from the coding sequence ATGTCCTTTCCGTCGAAGCAAGTCCGCCTGACCCTGCTGGCCCTGCTGGCCGCGGCGCTCGCCGCCGGATGCGCCCCAGGGCCGCAGCTGCCGCCTCCCGTCCCGGTGGACCCCACCGCGGAGGCGCCGGCCCCCGTCGAGCCGGAACCCGAGCCGGATTCCGGACCGGTGCCTGACCCGGGGCCCGGCGCAGCCGATCCGGAACCCGCGGACGCCCCGGGCGGGCGCGAGGTGCAGCTGGTTGCGGACCCCACGGCGATCGACGTCCTGGTCAACAAGCAGTACGCCCTCCCGGCGGACTACGTCCCGCCGGATCTGGTGGAGCCCAACGTCCGGTTCATCTTCACCGAATGGCACGAGCGCCGGCTGATGCGGGCCGAGGCGGCCGCCGCCCTGGAGGAGATGTTCGCCGCGGCCGAGGAGGACGGCATCTACCTCGCGGGCGTCTCGGGCTACCGCTCCTATGAGTACCAGGAGGCGCTCTTTGCCAGCTACGTGAGCACCGACGGCCTGGAGCTGGCCGAGCGCTACAGCGCCCGGCCGGGCCACAGCGAGCACCAGACCGGGCTGGCGATGGATATCTCGGGCAGCACCGGCGAATGCGCGGCGGACGACTGCTTCGCCGGCACCCCCGAGGCCGAGTGGCTGGCTGCCCACGCCCACGAGTTCGGGTTCATCGTGCGGTATCCCAAGGGCAAGGAGCACATCACCGGGTACATGTATGAGCCCTGGCACGTGCGTTACCTGGGCAGGGAGCTCGCCCGGGCGGTCTACGAGTCCGGGCTGACGTACGAGGAGTACCTGCAAGCGCACCGATAG
- a CDS encoding 1,4-dihydroxy-2-naphthoate polyprenyltransferase — translation MQIAKKERRMAVRARFGVWWRMLRPFTLVASVAPVLGGTALAYAHGGFHTGRFLAFLLAAVLIQSATNMFNEYFDYVRGLDTRDHVGIAGTIVRDGVSPRVVITLAWMFLATAVALGLYISATSSWWVFAVGLACLGVAFLYSGGPLPLSSTPFGELAAGFTMGPVMILLVYYTQTLRVTATALWVAVPIGILIGAILLANNIRDIEADRAGGRHTLPIVLGRGAAVGVLAGSFVLAYAIAVGLVATGRLTPWALLILLSLPKAWPPVRLFLREREPVRLHPAVKGVAQLLAGFGGLMTLGLLLSVWV, via the coding sequence ATACAGATCGCTAAGAAGGAGCGTCGTATGGCTGTACGGGCAAGATTCGGCGTCTGGTGGCGCATGCTCCGCCCCTTCACCCTCGTGGCCAGCGTGGCGCCCGTGCTGGGCGGCACCGCCCTGGCCTACGCGCACGGCGGTTTCCACACGGGCCGCTTCCTGGCCTTCCTGTTGGCGGCGGTGCTGATTCAGTCGGCCACCAATATGTTCAACGAATACTTCGATTATGTGCGCGGGCTGGACACCCGGGACCACGTGGGCATCGCGGGGACCATCGTGCGCGACGGCGTATCGCCCCGGGTGGTCATCACGCTGGCCTGGATGTTCCTGGCCACCGCCGTGGCCCTGGGGCTCTACATCTCCGCCACCAGCTCGTGGTGGGTCTTCGCCGTCGGCCTGGCCTGCCTCGGCGTTGCGTTCCTGTACTCGGGCGGTCCGCTGCCGCTGTCGTCGACCCCCTTCGGGGAGCTGGCGGCCGGTTTCACGATGGGCCCGGTCATGATTCTGCTGGTCTACTACACCCAGACGCTGCGGGTGACCGCGACGGCGCTGTGGGTCGCCGTGCCCATCGGCATCCTCATCGGCGCGATCCTGCTGGCCAACAACATCCGGGACATCGAGGCCGATCGCGCGGGCGGGAGGCACACCCTGCCCATCGTGCTGGGCCGCGGCGCCGCGGTGGGCGTCCTCGCCGGCAGCTTCGTGCTGGCTTACGCCATCGCCGTGGGCCTGGTGGCGACGGGCCGGCTCACCCCGTGGGCCCTGCTGATCCTGCTGTCGCTGCCCAAGGCGTGGCCCCCGGTCCGGCTGTTTCTGCGGGAGCGGGAGCCGGTGCGGCTGCATCCGGCGGTCAAGGGCGTGGCGCAGCTGCTGGCCGGCTTCGGCGGCCTGATGACGCTCGGTCTCCTGCTCTCGGTCTGGGTATGA
- a CDS encoding GNAT family N-acetyltransferase: MEESLVIRPATAADAPAVAALLTDFNGEPTDAAASARRMAAMEGTETVLLALRGGAAVGLCSLRVVPFLSADHPYAEVTELYVAPQHRRQGIARRLMAEAEALARAKGAPAVYLLTGFRNETAQAFYRSIGYGDYALAMRRRLV, translated from the coding sequence ATGGAGGAGTCACTGGTGATCCGACCGGCCACCGCGGCCGATGCCCCGGCGGTGGCCGCCTTGCTGACCGACTTCAACGGGGAGCCGACGGACGCCGCAGCTTCCGCCCGCCGCATGGCGGCCATGGAGGGGACGGAGACGGTGCTGCTCGCGCTGCGGGGCGGCGCCGCCGTCGGCCTCTGCAGCTTGCGGGTCGTGCCGTTCCTGTCGGCCGACCACCCGTACGCCGAGGTGACCGAGCTGTACGTGGCGCCGCAGCACCGGCGGCAGGGCATCGCCCGCCGGCTGATGGCGGAGGCTGAAGCCCTGGCCCGCGCCAAGGGCGCGCCCGCGGTCTACCTCCTCACCGGGTTCCGGAACGAGACCGCCCAGGCCTTCTACCGCAGCATCGGCTACGGCGACTACGCCCTGGCCATGCGGCGCAGGCTGGTATAG
- a CDS encoding stalk domain-containing protein, translated as MQRSWKRRLLAALALAALLGTVPVPAAAAGYKVISNGVVVSDVQAEMVDGQLMTAVGPFAESLGYKASYDSKSKMITVYKSGYWLTMWIGTHLAFQNDREVWSPVKPYIKNGQAMVPAWWLAVRLGADVSYANGTLTVSNGYKAPQPATGVNPNPRPDSPFADPTYVFPFPQGATYSAYADTMGASRYWDGQTFGHEGTDIPAPHGTPIVAVASGTIVRYGWNTLGGYRITIELDDHPGYYFYYAHLSGYAPGLKLGSHVKKGQLLGYVGSTGEGPEGTSGKFIDHLHFGIYDSNWKPINSYPLLKYWEGNKVKL; from the coding sequence ATGCAGCGTTCCTGGAAACGGCGGCTCCTCGCGGCCCTGGCGCTGGCGGCCCTCCTGGGTACGGTTCCCGTTCCCGCCGCGGCCGCAGGCTACAAGGTGATCAGCAATGGCGTCGTGGTGTCGGATGTCCAGGCCGAGATGGTCGACGGCCAGCTCATGACGGCCGTGGGGCCCTTCGCCGAGAGCCTGGGCTACAAGGCCAGCTACGACAGCAAGAGCAAGATGATCACCGTCTACAAGTCCGGCTACTGGCTCACCATGTGGATCGGGACCCACCTCGCCTTCCAGAATGACCGGGAGGTGTGGTCGCCGGTGAAGCCATACATCAAGAACGGCCAGGCGATGGTACCGGCCTGGTGGCTGGCGGTGCGGCTGGGCGCCGACGTCTCCTACGCCAATGGGACCCTTACCGTGAGCAACGGCTACAAGGCTCCCCAGCCGGCGACCGGGGTCAACCCCAACCCCCGCCCGGACTCCCCCTTCGCAGATCCTACCTACGTTTTCCCGTTCCCGCAGGGAGCCACGTACTCCGCCTACGCCGACACGATGGGCGCCTCCCGGTACTGGGACGGTCAGACCTTCGGCCACGAAGGCACCGACATCCCCGCGCCCCACGGCACCCCGATCGTCGCCGTGGCCTCCGGGACCATTGTCCGGTACGGCTGGAACACGCTGGGCGGTTACCGGATCACCATCGAGCTGGACGACCACCCGGGTTACTACTTCTACTACGCCCACCTGAGCGGCTACGCCCCGGGCCTGAAGCTGGGGTCGCACGTGAAGAAGGGGCAACTGCTGGGCTACGTGGGCTCCACCGGCGAGGGGCCCGAGGGCACCTCCGGGAAGTTCATCGATCACCTGCACTTCGGGATCTACGATTCCAACTGGAAGCCCATCAACTCCTACCCGCTGCTGAAGTACTGGGAGGGGAACAAGGTCAAGCTGTGA
- a CDS encoding type 1 glutamine amidotransferase, which yields MERPRIHIGWLYPEYMNLYGDRGNIIVLTQRSRWHGLDPVVTPVRMGESADFARFDLLLIGGGQDREQSLIAEDFVQVKVPSLADAIEDGLAVLAVCGGYQMLGKYFKTHTGELIRFSGILDLWTEAGRERMIGNCVIESDLFGGTRTIVGFENHSGRTFLGKGLRPLGRVVKGYGNNGSDRTEGVVYKNTVGTYLHGSILPKNPHLADWLIQRALDRRYGGQVKIGALNDDLEMRAHEAIIARFGK from the coding sequence GTGGAGCGCCCCCGCATTCACATCGGCTGGCTCTACCCGGAGTATATGAACCTGTACGGCGACCGCGGCAACATCATCGTGCTCACCCAGCGCTCCCGGTGGCACGGCCTGGACCCCGTGGTCACCCCGGTGCGCATGGGCGAGTCGGCCGACTTCGCCCGGTTCGACCTGCTGCTGATCGGCGGCGGCCAGGACCGGGAGCAGTCGCTCATCGCCGAGGACTTCGTGCAGGTGAAGGTCCCTTCGCTGGCCGACGCCATCGAGGACGGGCTCGCCGTGCTGGCGGTCTGCGGCGGCTACCAGATGCTGGGCAAGTACTTCAAGACCCACACGGGCGAGCTGATCCGCTTCAGCGGCATCCTCGACCTGTGGACCGAGGCGGGCCGGGAGCGCATGATCGGCAACTGCGTCATCGAGAGCGACCTGTTCGGCGGCACCCGGACCATCGTGGGGTTCGAGAACCACTCCGGCCGCACCTTCCTGGGCAAGGGGCTGCGGCCGCTGGGGCGGGTGGTGAAGGGTTACGGCAACAACGGCTCCGATCGCACGGAAGGGGTCGTCTACAAGAACACCGTGGGCACCTACCTGCACGGCTCCATCCTGCCCAAGAACCCGCACCTGGCCGACTGGCTGATCCAGCGGGCGCTGGACCGGCGCTACGGCGGCCAGGTGAAGATCGGCGCCCTCAACGACGACCTGGAGATGCGGGCCCACGAGGCGATCATCGCCCGCTTTGGAAAGTGA
- the selB gene encoding selenocysteine-specific translation elongation factor → MKHYIIGTAGHVDHGKSALIRALTGVETDRLPEEKERGISIDIGFARFPLPSGRRAAVIDVPGHEKFVRNMLAGITGIDLVILVVAADEGVMPQTREHLDILRLLEISKGLVAITKIDLVDEEMVELVEADVAEAVAGTFLEGAPVCRVSSVTGEGLDHLLRTVDALLEETEPKDTTAFARLPIDRAFVRPGFGTVVTGTLVGGVIRQGDRMELLPLGIEVRVRGLQVHGEPVEQAQAGQRVAVNLAGIERSDVRRGHVLCAPGALRPTRSFAGRLHLLESWPKELKHGERVHLHTGTSEVLARVLLLEGDALKPGGTAYVQLKLEEPVVVGRGDRYIIRSYSPVHTVGGGMVIEPHAQYRRSQAKAAIAELQAKESGGTGGVIAETLLRAGMTPLGLGELAKRTGVTVETVRTELPGLGADVRELEGGLWIHRRGFGQFCDAVRAELETFYGRYPLRSGLGKEELRRKLGLGGKEFAALLAAAEAAGELSVNRDRVALPGRAPALNGAQAKLAERLRAAIAGAGFSPLTVAELKQQVPGADTEEVIIYLIEQGEAVRVGDDLVIAAPVLEEAVRRTREHLKARGRLTVAEFRDLLGTSRKYALPLLEWMDEQRITRRAGEERVAGPNG, encoded by the coding sequence GTGAAGCATTACATCATCGGAACAGCCGGACACGTCGACCACGGGAAGAGCGCCCTGATCCGGGCATTGACGGGCGTGGAGACCGACCGCCTGCCCGAGGAGAAGGAGCGGGGTATTTCCATCGACATCGGCTTTGCCCGGTTTCCCCTGCCCAGCGGCCGCCGTGCGGCGGTCATCGACGTCCCCGGCCACGAGAAGTTCGTGCGGAACATGCTGGCGGGCATCACCGGCATCGACCTCGTCATCCTGGTGGTGGCGGCGGACGAAGGGGTGATGCCCCAGACCCGCGAGCACCTGGACATCCTGCGGCTTCTGGAGATCAGCAAGGGGCTCGTGGCGATCACCAAGATCGACCTGGTGGACGAGGAGATGGTGGAGCTGGTGGAGGCCGACGTGGCCGAGGCCGTAGCCGGCACCTTCCTGGAGGGCGCCCCGGTCTGCCGGGTCTCCTCGGTGACCGGGGAGGGGCTGGACCACCTCCTCCGGACCGTGGACGCGCTGCTGGAGGAGACCGAACCCAAGGACACCACCGCCTTCGCCCGGCTGCCTATCGACCGCGCCTTCGTCCGCCCCGGCTTCGGGACGGTGGTGACGGGCACGCTGGTGGGGGGCGTCATCCGCCAGGGAGACCGGATGGAGCTGCTGCCCCTGGGGATCGAGGTGCGCGTGCGCGGGCTGCAGGTGCACGGGGAGCCCGTCGAGCAGGCCCAGGCGGGCCAGCGGGTGGCCGTCAACCTCGCGGGCATCGAGCGGTCGGACGTGCGGCGGGGCCACGTGCTCTGCGCCCCGGGGGCCCTGCGTCCGACCCGGAGCTTCGCCGGCCGGCTCCACCTGCTGGAGTCGTGGCCGAAGGAGCTGAAGCACGGCGAGCGGGTGCACCTGCACACCGGGACCAGCGAGGTGCTGGCGCGGGTGCTGCTGCTGGAGGGGGATGCCCTGAAGCCCGGCGGCACCGCCTACGTGCAGCTGAAGCTGGAGGAGCCGGTGGTGGTCGGCCGCGGCGACCGGTACATCATCCGCTCGTACTCCCCTGTGCACACCGTGGGCGGCGGCATGGTCATCGAGCCGCACGCGCAGTACAGGCGGTCCCAGGCGAAGGCGGCCATCGCCGAGCTGCAGGCGAAGGAGTCGGGCGGCACCGGCGGCGTCATCGCGGAGACCCTGCTGCGGGCGGGCATGACCCCCCTGGGCCTGGGCGAACTGGCCAAGCGGACGGGCGTGACGGTGGAGACGGTGCGCACCGAGCTCCCCGGCCTGGGGGCGGACGTGCGGGAACTGGAGGGCGGGCTCTGGATCCACCGCCGGGGCTTCGGCCAGTTCTGCGATGCCGTCCGCGCGGAGCTGGAGACCTTCTACGGCCGGTATCCGCTCCGGTCGGGGCTGGGCAAGGAGGAGCTTCGCCGGAAGCTGGGGCTCGGCGGCAAGGAGTTCGCGGCTTTGCTTGCGGCCGCGGAGGCGGCGGGCGAGCTGAGCGTCAACCGGGACCGGGTCGCGCTGCCCGGCCGGGCGCCCGCCCTGAACGGCGCCCAGGCGAAGCTGGCCGAGCGGCTGCGCGCGGCCATCGCCGGGGCGGGCTTCAGCCCGCTCACGGTGGCGGAGCTGAAGCAGCAGGTGCCGGGCGCGGACACGGAGGAGGTCATCATCTACCTCATCGAACAGGGCGAGGCCGTACGCGTGGGCGACGACCTCGTCATCGCCGCCCCGGTTCTGGAGGAGGCGGTGCGGCGCACCCGGGAGCACCTGAAGGCGCGCGGCAGGCTGACGGTCGCGGAGTTCCGCGACCTGCTCGGCACCTCGCGCAAATACGCGCTGCCCCTCCTGGAGTGGATGGACGAGCAGCGCATCACGCGGCGGGCGGGCGAGGAGCGGGTGGCCGGCCCGAATGGGTAG
- the trxB gene encoding thioredoxin-disulfide reductase encodes MRKVVILGTGPAGLTAAIYTARANLQPLVIEGNEPGGQLTTTTEVENFPGFPDGIMGPELMDNMRRQAERFGAEFRRGYVTGVDFSRRPFRITVDETDVIEAEAVIIATGASAKHLGIPGEDENIGRGVSYCATCDGFFYRGKKVLVVGGGDSAMEEANFLTKFADVTVVHRRSELRASKIMQERARANPKISWVLNAVPVEVLADERGFKALKVRDKETGEERLLEADGMFVAIGHKPNTDFLRGQIDMDELGYIKTIPGTAQTNVPGVFACGDVQDSRYRQAITAAGSGCMAALDCERFLEEVAAQEGSLTK; translated from the coding sequence GTGCGCAAAGTGGTGATTCTTGGCACCGGACCTGCCGGCCTGACGGCGGCGATCTACACCGCGCGGGCCAATCTGCAGCCTCTGGTCATCGAGGGCAACGAGCCGGGTGGACAGCTCACCACCACCACCGAGGTGGAGAACTTCCCCGGTTTCCCGGACGGCATCATGGGGCCGGAGCTCATGGACAACATGCGCCGCCAGGCGGAGCGGTTCGGCGCGGAGTTCCGCAGGGGGTACGTCACCGGCGTCGACTTTTCCCGCCGTCCCTTCCGGATCACCGTGGATGAGACCGACGTCATCGAGGCCGAGGCGGTGATCATCGCCACCGGCGCTTCGGCCAAGCACCTGGGCATCCCGGGCGAGGATGAGAACATCGGCCGCGGCGTCTCCTACTGCGCCACCTGCGACGGCTTCTTCTACCGCGGCAAGAAGGTGCTGGTCGTCGGCGGCGGCGACTCGGCCATGGAGGAGGCCAACTTCCTCACGAAGTTCGCCGATGTCACCGTGGTCCACCGCAGGAGCGAGCTGAGGGCCTCCAAGATCATGCAGGAGCGCGCCCGGGCGAACCCGAAGATTAGCTGGGTGCTGAACGCCGTTCCCGTCGAGGTCCTCGCGGACGAGCGGGGCTTCAAGGCCCTGAAGGTGCGTGACAAGGAGACCGGCGAGGAGCGGTTGCTGGAGGCCGACGGCATGTTCGTGGCGATCGGCCACAAGCCCAACACCGACTTCCTGCGGGGCCAGATCGACATGGATGAGTTGGGCTACATCAAGACCATTCCCGGCACCGCCCAGACCAACGTCCCGGGCGTGTTCGCCTGCGGCGACGTGCAGGACTCCCGGTACCGCCAGGCGATCACTGCCGCCGGGTCGGGCTGCATGGCCGCGCTGGACTGCGAGCGGTTCCTGGAGGAAGTGGCCGCGCAGGAGGGGTCGCTCACCAAGTAA
- a CDS encoding Mur ligase family protein — MNLRSRMAVWMGKALVTATRVAGRGGTSLPGAVARKVAPDLLRTLAAQPREGVVAITGTNGKTTTAKMLASICEAAGWDVAHNRAGANLISGVTTAFIQAADWKGRIHRSVGLLEIDEATMPRACQEVRPKVAVVTNFFRDQLDRFGELEHTVDLVARGLAHLAPGGRAVLNADDPNCARLGQRRGVEPLYYGLQVDAATAEAASQAADARHCVQCGHPYEYRVLHYAHLGDYRCPQCGHRRPEPRVYVDRLWDVDARGSSMRLVTPEGACEVRLQIPGLYNVYNAIAAAAGAVALGLPLAAIRQGLETTTSQFGRMEMITIGDRQVFMALVKNPAGFDSVIQTVMQAEARKNLVIAINDQYADGTDVSWLWDVDFERLAGHQSEINFVICTGVRAEDMAVRLKYAGMDPAKLSVEKDPERAVKQGLRYIQPGDLLYILPTYTAMLQIRGLIARKGHVKKYWEV, encoded by the coding sequence ATGAACCTGCGATCTCGAATGGCCGTGTGGATGGGCAAGGCCCTGGTCACCGCCACCCGCGTGGCGGGGCGCGGCGGCACGAGCCTGCCCGGCGCGGTGGCCCGGAAGGTGGCCCCGGACCTGCTGCGCACCTTAGCGGCGCAGCCGCGGGAGGGCGTGGTGGCGATCACCGGCACCAACGGCAAGACCACCACGGCCAAGATGCTCGCGTCCATCTGCGAGGCCGCGGGCTGGGACGTGGCCCACAACCGGGCCGGCGCCAACCTCATCTCCGGCGTGACCACCGCCTTCATCCAGGCGGCGGACTGGAAAGGGCGCATCCACCGGTCCGTGGGGCTGCTGGAGATCGACGAGGCCACCATGCCCCGGGCCTGCCAGGAGGTGCGGCCGAAGGTCGCGGTGGTGACCAACTTCTTCCGCGACCAGCTGGACCGGTTCGGCGAACTGGAACACACCGTGGACCTGGTCGCCCGCGGCCTCGCCCATCTGGCCCCCGGCGGCCGGGCGGTGCTGAACGCGGACGACCCGAACTGCGCGCGCCTGGGCCAGCGCCGGGGGGTGGAGCCGCTCTACTACGGACTCCAGGTGGACGCCGCGACGGCGGAGGCCGCCTCCCAGGCCGCCGACGCCCGCCACTGCGTGCAGTGCGGCCATCCCTACGAGTACCGGGTCCTGCACTACGCCCACCTGGGCGACTACCGCTGCCCGCAGTGCGGCCACCGCCGGCCCGAGCCCCGGGTATATGTCGACCGGCTGTGGGACGTGGACGCCCGGGGCTCCTCCATGCGGCTGGTGACCCCCGAGGGCGCCTGTGAGGTGCGGCTGCAGATCCCGGGCCTGTACAACGTCTACAACGCCATCGCCGCGGCCGCCGGCGCGGTCGCCCTGGGGCTGCCGCTCGCCGCGATCCGGCAGGGGCTGGAGACCACCACCAGCCAGTTCGGCCGCATGGAGATGATCACCATCGGCGACCGGCAGGTGTTCATGGCCCTGGTGAAGAACCCCGCGGGGTTCGACTCGGTGATCCAGACGGTGATGCAGGCTGAGGCCCGCAAGAACCTGGTGATCGCCATCAACGACCAGTACGCCGACGGCACCGACGTCTCGTGGCTGTGGGACGTGGACTTCGAAAGGCTGGCCGGCCACCAGTCGGAGATCAACTTCGTCATCTGCACCGGCGTCCGGGCCGAGGACATGGCCGTCCGGCTGAAGTACGCCGGCATGGACCCCGCCAAGCTCTCGGTGGAGAAGGATCCCGAACGGGCCGTGAAGCAGGGGCTGCGCTACATCCAGCCCGGTGACCTGCTGTACATCCTGCCCACCTACACCGCGATGCTGCAGATCCGCGGCCTCATCGCCCGCAAGGGGCACGTCAAGAAGTACTGGGAGGTGTAG